Below is a genomic region from Flammeovirgaceae bacterium SG7u.111.
TGCGACCAACTCACCTGTGTGGCCATTGAAAAATGGGGAAGACCAATGGGTAGCTGTAATAGGAGAACGAAATTATTATGGAGAGATACAGGAAGGTAGTACTCGGGAAATAGAAAGATATACTTTTAATGGACAGGTTGAAGCAGAATATGAGATCATAGATGGTTTATCCGCTCAAATCACTTCGGGTTTTAATGTAGTAACTGCCAATAATAATGCATTCCACGCAAATGTATTGTTAGCGAACTTAGATGGCAGCACACGTTCGTTAACTTCCGATCTGACAGAAACAAACGACCTGAACACCCAAACATTATTTACTGGGCTATTAAAATACAAAAAAGCAATTGGTAAGCATGAGCTTAACTTGCTTGCAGGTTACCAAGAAGAAGAGTTCCAGTGGAAATGGAGCAATGGTTACAGAAATACCTTCATCAATAACACACAGCGCTACCTGAACCTTGGAGATGCTTCTACTATGCAAAATAATGCTGGTGCTTACGACTTGGGGCTACAATCTGTATTTGGGCGAATCAATTATAGTTATGCTGGGAAATACCTATTTGAAGCAAATGTAAGAAGAGACGGTTCTTCAAGGTTTGGAGAAGGGTATAAATGGGGCACCTTCCCTTCATTCTCTGTAGGATGGATGCTTTCTGATGAAGCTTTCTTGCAAGACGTAAGCTGGATGGACCAATTGAAACTTAGGGCATCTTGGGGTAGATTGGGCAACCAAAATATCAATAATTATTATGCAGCAAGTGATATTTTATCAGCAGGCACCAACTATAGTTTTGGAGGAAACCTGAATTCAGGGGTTGCTATAACCAGCATGACCAACAAACAAACTACTTGGGAAACCACAAAGCAGATCAACGTAGGGGTTGACATGACAATCAACCAGAATATTGACATCACGATTGATTACTTCAACAAGACTACGGAAGATATTTTAATGCAAATCCCTATACCTGTTACTCTAGGTAATTTGTCTCCTCCATATCAAAACGTGGGAGAAGTAGTAAACAAGGGAATTGAGTTCACAGGTACTTACCGAAAGATATTTGCCAACGACCTCAGGTTCAGCACAACTGTAACACTAGCCAGTATCAAAAATGAAATCACAAATCTCAACGGAAGAAGCCCAATAATCAATGGGGTTTCTGCATTAGTAGAAGGCTCTCCTATCCACTCCTTCTATGGGTATGAGCAAGATGGAATTTACCAAATAGACGATTTCACATGGCAAGATAATAGCAATTCTTCTATTCTTCACGAAGACCGCCAGTACACTCTAAAAGAAGGGGTAGTTGCAGTAGCTAATTTTACAGCTCAGCCCGGCGATGTGAAGTTTAAGGATCAAACAGGAGATGGAATAGTAACTACGGACGATGACCGCAAGGTAATTGGAAACCAGTATCCTGATTTGGCCTACTCTGCACAATTTAATTTGGAATGGAAGAACTTTGACCTTGGATTTTTCTTCCAAGGAGTTCAAGGAATAGAAGGCTATACTTACTATGAAATAGCCACTCCTTTCAGTGGAGCGGCATCTAACATGGGTTCTTGGTGGCTAGACAGGTGGACTCCTGAAAGCCCATCTAACGAATTGCCAAGACTAACATTGGATGGAGTTAGAAATAACATCCACTCTACACTGTACATGGAAGATGCTTCTTACTTAAGATTGAAGAATATTGAAATAGGCTATTCACTACCTAATAATGTACTTTCTGCCATAGGTATAGGGTCTTTAAGGGTATTTGGTAATGTTCAAAATGTATTCACCATAACCAAGTACAAAGGCTTTGATCCTGAACAAACAACAGGTGAGACACGGGCACAAGCTTATCCGCAAGTGCGAATGTTTACCGCTGGTTTAAATGTTAACTTTTAACTGTAAGTATCCATCAAAAAAACTATGATAACCTATCGGTCTAAATAATCTTGGTTATCATAGTTGAGTTTATTTTTTATCACAGCACTGGTGCTTAGAAACAATGAAAAATATGAAAACTATATATAAAATAGTAATAACAGCTTTATTCCTCTTCGGATGTACAGAAGACATATTGGATAAATATCCTCAAGACCGACTTTCTCCAGACACTTTCTATCAGAATGAGGCAGAATTGAATATGGGGTTGACGGGTATCTATGAGAATATCAAAGAATATGAGACCCCCATTCATTGGTTTCAGTTTGATTTTATGTCAGACGATGCCTTTTGCCACCATGCTTGGCAAGGTTCGCTAGAATTTGGATCTTGGTCTCATAATTCAAATAGCTGGGCCGCAGGAGCAAAGTGGGCCAGAGCTTATCAATTAATAGTAAGGGCAAATACTTTTTTGGAAAATACAGAAACAGCTCCGGTAAGCGACGAAGTAAAAACCCAAGTAGCGGCAGAAGCTAGGTTTCTAAGAGCCTATATGTATTCAGATCTGATACATTTCTTTGGAGATGTTCCACTCATTTTGAAAGTACAAACAATAGACGAGGCCTATGTGTCACGCTCACCAAAAAGCGAAGTACTGACCGCCATCCTCGCTGATTTGGACTTTGCAGCTCAAAACCTTCCTACAAGCTACTCTTCAGACAATGTAGGACGTGCTACCAAAGGGGCAGCTTTAGCTTACAAAGCCAGAACCTTATTGTACAACGAAAAATGGACCGAGGCAGCAGCTGTAGCAAAAGAGGTAATGGACCTGAACGTTTACGATCTATATCCAGATTATGAGGGAATATTTTTAGAAGAAAATGAAAATAACATAGAAGTCATTTTTGATATCCAATATATAAAAGACCTAAATGCTCAGCCATGGCCTAGTTCAGCACTTTCTTTTGGAGAATGGCCAACCCCTAATATTAGCATTGATTTGATTAATGCATATTACATGACTAATGGCATGGCGATAGATGATTCGGGATCAGGCTACGATCCTCAAGATCCTTATTCAAATCGAGATCCAAGGCTTGCAGCTTCCATAGCATTGCCTGGTACAAATCTTGGTGCAAGCCGTACCATGATCCCTGCTAATGATGAAGTAATAACAGGAGTAAGACCTAGAAAATACGCTGACTTCTCAAATTCAAACCGTGATAATTGCGGCATTAATACTATTAAATTGCGTTATGCCGATATTCTTCTAATGCGAGCTGAAGCATTAATAGAATCTGGAGATAACTCACAGGAGGTATATAACCTGATAAATGCAGTGAGGCAGAGAGCAAATATGCCAAGCATAGAAGATGCAGAAGGAACTGGACTAAGTACAGGCGAGCTTAGAAATATTGTCCGTCACGAGCGCAGGGTCGAATTCCCAATAGAAGGACTACGCTATGCCGACATGCTTCGCTGGAAAGATGAGTCTTTGGTTCATGATGTAATCGGTTACAACAAACAAAAATTATCTGACCCATCCAGCTCTGAAACATGGCAGTTTGAAGAAGTAATTGCTGCAACCCGAGCTTTTGATCCAGCAAAAGGCTGGTTATGGCCAATTCCTCAAACAGAGGTACAAAACAATGAAAACTTATCACAAAACCCAGGTTATTAATAACAAAGAGGGCAAGCCGAAAGCTTGCCCTCTTTTGCTTTTCACCAATTTTAAGTATCTAATCATACCCTAGTTTTGGATGTTTCTTTTACGACAGACTGGGCAAAATCTCATTCCAAATTTCAACTACTTCCAACTACTTCTTCTCTAACGCCTCTCCCCCAATCTCTACCATATTAATTGGAAGAACTTATAGCGATGCCTCCACCGACAAAAATGCTATATGCCTACATAAGTTTTTTTTGTTTTTAAGAATGAACCGGTATTGGAGAGTAACAAGAATGAGAATCTCATCAAGTACGAAATCTCTTTCCTATTAAGTTACTCATAATCTGCGCTAAATGCAATTGGACGTGCTTACGAAGTAGGGTAAAACAAACAAGGGCTTCCTTTATTCACAACTCCCATTCTTATAATCAGCCCCTCCTCTAAGTTATATTATTTTACCCCCTTCTTATACCATATTGCCCTATATCGGTCAATAATGGCAAAGTATTAAAATTGTTTTTTACATTAGATGAATATATTCTGTGTGTCCAAACCCTAATTTTTTATACTATGCATAAAAATATTTTAACCATACTCCTGCTATTAAGTCCTGTCATCGGCATAGCCCAAACGTATGAGGTAACCTCCAAAGACAACAACACAACGCTAACCGTAAAGGTAGGCGAAGACATTTCTTGGTCAGTCATAAAAGGTGGCAAAACAGTGATTGAGAATGTCGCTATCGGGCTTAACCTTGGGAACATGGTTCTCGGAGAGAAAGCAAAAGTTTCTTCCCACAAAATAGTGGAAGTAGCCGAAGATATTACCGCAGTAGTTCCCCAAAAAAACAAAGTGATCCCTAATTCTTACAAAGAGCTCCAATTAAATCTAAAGGGAAGGTATGCCGTCCATTTCCGTGTTTACAACGAAGGGGTAGCCTACCGTTTTGCCAGCTCGCTTAAGGGAGAAATTGAGGTGCACTCCGAAAAAATGGAAGTAACTTTTCCTGCCAGCACTACCTCCTTTTTCCCGAAGGAAGACAAGATGTACTCGCACTACGAACGGGAATATCTTCTAAAAAAGCTGGACACCATTCCGAGCGGAGAGTTTTGTTCCCTCCCCGTTATGTTCACCGAAACCAATGGGTTTAGGCTGCTTTTTTCCGAAGCAGACCTCTACGATTACCCTAACCTTTTCTTAGCAGCTGAAAGCGGGAATACCCTAAAAGCTGTTTTTCCTAACTATGTATTGGAAACAAGACCTGACCCTGCCCGGGCAGACCGCAATGAAATCATCACTAAAAAAGCAGATTACATAGCCAAAACCCAAGGTGCAAGGTCTTTTCCTTGGAGGCTTTTTGTAATAAGTGACGATGACAAAACTTTCTTGGAAAATGACATGGTCTATAAACTTTCCAGGCCACTCGAAATTGAAGATGTTTCATGGATAAAACCTGGCAAAGTAGCATGGGACTGGTACA
It encodes:
- a CDS encoding SusC/RagA family TonB-linked outer membrane protein encodes the protein MKLKIIRQIWIMSKYAIYGITLQCLFYSLLLAEDGYGQHKSIEDIYLSVKLEKVPVETIFSDIEKKTDFSFVYHNVQVKHKTLSINEGTKSLAELLRYISKETNLKFKRINENIYVSQMKKGVDEVNSNYDVEEIQQVLVSGKVVSAEDNEPLPGVNIIIKGSNTGTTTNIDGAFSLNVSQGNILQFSYIGFISKEIAITTESELTIVLAPDLEQLEEVIVVGYGTQKKENLTGAVGTANLDDIDSRPITSSSAVLQGKISGVYALQKSGKPGGDDAVINIRGVGTLNNSNPLVLVDGFPSNINDVNPNDIKSISVLKDAASAAIYGNRAANGVIIITTKRGAANKTSITYNNYFGVQNATRLPEVLNSYEYTTLYNEASANTGMQPRYTDEEIQKYADGSDPMYPSINYFDVYYDQATIQNHRISLTGGSDNLKYAFMGGYLDQEGILVGTSYKKVDFRSNMDAYFLSDDKLRVSARMSGNRGITKEPTDEWNAKWYATNSPVWPLKNGEDQWVAVIGERNYYGEIQEGSTREIERYTFNGQVEAEYEIIDGLSAQITSGFNVVTANNNAFHANVLLANLDGSTRSLTSDLTETNDLNTQTLFTGLLKYKKAIGKHELNLLAGYQEEEFQWKWSNGYRNTFINNTQRYLNLGDASTMQNNAGAYDLGLQSVFGRINYSYAGKYLFEANVRRDGSSRFGEGYKWGTFPSFSVGWMLSDEAFLQDVSWMDQLKLRASWGRLGNQNINNYYAASDILSAGTNYSFGGNLNSGVAITSMTNKQTTWETTKQINVGVDMTINQNIDITIDYFNKTTEDILMQIPIPVTLGNLSPPYQNVGEVVNKGIEFTGTYRKIFANDLRFSTTVTLASIKNEITNLNGRSPIINGVSALVEGSPIHSFYGYEQDGIYQIDDFTWQDNSNSSILHEDRQYTLKEGVVAVANFTAQPGDVKFKDQTGDGIVTTDDDRKVIGNQYPDLAYSAQFNLEWKNFDLGFFFQGVQGIEGYTYYEIATPFSGAASNMGSWWLDRWTPESPSNELPRLTLDGVRNNIHSTLYMEDASYLRLKNIEIGYSLPNNVLSAIGIGSLRVFGNVQNVFTITKYKGFDPEQTTGETRAQAYPQVRMFTAGLNVNF
- a CDS encoding RagB/SusD family nutrient uptake outer membrane protein; this translates as MKTIYKIVITALFLFGCTEDILDKYPQDRLSPDTFYQNEAELNMGLTGIYENIKEYETPIHWFQFDFMSDDAFCHHAWQGSLEFGSWSHNSNSWAAGAKWARAYQLIVRANTFLENTETAPVSDEVKTQVAAEARFLRAYMYSDLIHFFGDVPLILKVQTIDEAYVSRSPKSEVLTAILADLDFAAQNLPTSYSSDNVGRATKGAALAYKARTLLYNEKWTEAAAVAKEVMDLNVYDLYPDYEGIFLEENENNIEVIFDIQYIKDLNAQPWPSSALSFGEWPTPNISIDLINAYYMTNGMAIDDSGSGYDPQDPYSNRDPRLAASIALPGTNLGASRTMIPANDEVITGVRPRKYADFSNSNRDNCGINTIKLRYADILLMRAEALIESGDNSQEVYNLINAVRQRANMPSIEDAEGTGLSTGELRNIVRHERRVEFPIEGLRYADMLRWKDESLVHDVIGYNKQKLSDPSSSETWQFEEVIAATRAFDPAKGWLWPIPQTEVQNNENLSQNPGY